Proteins encoded by one window of Aspergillus chevalieri M1 DNA, chromosome 6, nearly complete sequence:
- a CDS encoding translation initiation factor 4B (COG:A;~EggNog:ENOG410PJ4G;~InterPro:IPR000504,IPR012677,IPR035979;~PFAM:PF00076;~antiSMASH:Cluster_6.2;~go_function: GO:0003676 - nucleic acid binding [Evidence IEA]): MGPRPTPSASATGFNGYPAERPFATREPLPLPTQPPYTAHIGNLSFDATAADVEDLFAGCDVTNVRIVEDKMTKSPKGFGYVEFDNVDGLKKALDLSGATLQGRSIRVSIAEPPKERDVKEFDWTRKGPLPGPEPTQRRVPDRSTFGRALDNLSDAGSDRPPRRNFESDGKPRDFGNWERKGPLSPVGGAPREGGRRSSPAWGEGRSQEGSRPPRRELQERTPTAAELDNSWRSRMRPDQPSNPPSPAAAPAAPAAPATRPKLNLQKRTVTQEVLSPAASTESKASPFGGAKPIDTATREKQVEERRQISLRQKKEADDKAKAEKAEKQKAAKEQAKAEKPDSNGKDGAEVPQGGKNFDILRRAGEDESGMAADQDPAEEAAKAAAASQEAPAAQSNGNWRSGPAEAEAAGDDEGWSTVSTQKRNNRRGGRALA; the protein is encoded by the exons ATGGGCCCTCGTCCGACTCCGTCTGCGTCTGCTACGGGTTTCAACGGCTATCCTGCTG AACGCCCTTTCGCGACTAGGGagcctcttcctcttcctacCCAGCCTCCGTACACCGCGCACATCGGCAACCTTTCCTTCGATGCGACTGCCGCAGATGTTGAGGATCTCTTCGCGGGTTGCGATGTGACCAACGTCCGTATTGTGGAGGATAAAATGACAAAGAGTCCTAAGGGATTTGGCTACGTCGAATTCGACAACGTTGATGGTTTGAAGAAGGCCCTGGACCTGTCTGGTGCTACGCTGCAGGGCAGATCGATCCGTGTCAGCATTGCGGAGCCTC CCAAGGAACGTGATGTCAAGGAATTTGACTGGACCCGCAAGGGCCCTCTGCCCGGCCCCGAGCCCACTCAGCGCCGTGTTCCTGACCGCTCCACTTTCGGACGCGCCTTGGACAACCTTTCCGACGCTGGCAGCGACCGTCCACCTCGCCGCAACTTTGAATCTGACGGCAAGCCTCGCGATTTCGGCAACTGGGAGCGTAAGGGTCCTCTTTCTCCCGTCGGTGGTGCTCCTAGGGAGGGTGGCCGTCGCAGCTCGCCTGCCTGGGGCGAAGGACGCTCTCAGGAGGGCTCCAGACCCCCGCGCCGTGAACTCCAGGAACGTACCCCCACTGCCGCCGAACTTGACAACTCGTGGAGATCGAGGATGCGGCCCGACCAACCCAGCAACCCCCCTTCGCCCGCTGCTGCTCCTGCGGCCCCTGCGGCCCCTGCCACTCGTCCCAAGTTGAATCTCCAGAAGCGTACCGTTACGCAGGAAGTCCTCAGCCCCGCTGCCAGTACCGAATCTAAGGCAAGCCCGTTTGGCGGTGCGAAGCCAATCGACACTGCTACTCGCGAGAAACAGGTGGAGGAGCGCCGCCAGATTTCGCTCCGCCAGAAAAAGGAAGCCGATGATAAGGCCAAGGCGGAGAAGGCGGAGAAGCAGAAAGCTGCTAAGGAGCAGGCTAAGGCTGAGAAGCCCGACTCGAACGGAAAGGACGGTGCCGAGGTGCCTCAGGGTGGCAAGAACTTTGACATCCTCCGACGCGCCGGTGAGGATGAGAGTGGAATGGCCGCTGATCAGGATCCCGCCGAGGAAGCTGCCAAAGCCGCTGCTGCATCGCAGGAGGCTCCTGCCGCTCAATCCAACGGCAACTGGAGAAGCGGACCGGCCGAGGCCGAAGCTGCTGGTGACGACGAGGGCTGGAGCACCGTTAGCACGCAAAAGCGTAATAACCGCCGTGGAGGTCGCGCACTTGCATAG